The Lolium rigidum isolate FL_2022 chromosome 1, APGP_CSIRO_Lrig_0.1, whole genome shotgun sequence region TTAAGATTACCATTGTACTTTTTTTACCTTATCAAAATAAAAAACTCGCCATCCCACCCCATGCCCCTCCTCGAACCCAACCCAAGCATGTGTATTACTCGTTCCATCATATAGTGCCACGTTGTTAACGCATGTCATGAGTTTCTTTTGTATGTAACACTTGGATGCCACATACGCATAACACCTGTCACCCATGTGGCGTAGGTTTATTCTCAAGTGGACACGTCTTAGTGGCCAACCGTCTCCCTAAATCTTTctccatgcatatcatatctttCTCTAGGCGCAACACATTAATTAGTTTATAAGTTTAAGTTTAGGAAACAAATATCACATATCTTTAGTGACACCACATACGCCAAAGGTCAGGAGATCAATCTGATATGCTTGAGTTATTGTTCTTTGCCGTGATCGCTTGGATGCATTAAAGAGTATATCCCACCATATCTAAAGTAGATTCACAAAAATAAACCAATAAATAGACACTATCAATACCATACATTTTACAGATCAAGAAGATGGCATTCAGTTTATTAGTTGTACCAATtgataaatagaaaataataaatgaCTTCAAAGATAAGAAGACACACAACGGGCATATTACAATTCTCACACAAAAAAACAATTTGTAGAGCTGTTAATGCACTTTCAGGCCCATGATTAGTTGACAGATATAGAGCCTAAGAGAGGCCCATAGGCCCAAGAAAACGAGCGAGGCTCACTAGGCTCATTATTGAACTAGAGGGCCCAGAGAATTCCTATGGTGCAGATCGATGCGACGCTCCGACTTGGTAGCTCCAGAGCAGCAATATCTGTCAAAAAAAACAGAGCAGCAATGGCCTGGAGGTCGAGCTTGGATTTGGGAAAGATCGTGCCCCCCGCCGGCTTCCTCCTCCACGGCCGTGCCGCCGTTCCCAGGAGCCCCTTTCTCCGGGAGAGGAGCGTGAGGGGGAAGCTCGGCCTCTCCTTCTCGGTCTCGTCCTCTAATGGTAGGTTTACCTTCACCTTCTCCCCCTTGGTGTTATTTCCATTGGATTCCTTAGCGAATAGAGCTGAGTTAAATCATTGTGAGATGAAGTGTGAGGATACGAATCTTAGTACCACTGGGACATATTGTTCCCTAGTATCCGTGAAAATTAAGTTGCCTATTTCTTGTCTATTTTGGAACCAAAGCGGCTCAGTTGAATCCGGCATGATTTAATTCGAAATTCCTTCGATAATTATCTTATCTGGAAACTGAAGCGAAAAAATGGTGGATAATCGCATGTTAACGGTGTTTAATTGGGCAAAGTTATGATCAGTGGCGGACTTCGATGAATTCCTAGGTCCGCCACTGATCATAACTTGTCGGAGACGGGGACAAGGCGACTTAACTTTGGCATTTAGGCATATCACATATAAAAAAAAGGACAAATATAGGCATCACATGGATCTTGTCAGAGACGGGGACAAGGCGGCTCGCCGCTGTGTTGCTAGCGGCGGAGGCTAAAAATACGCTTAGGGTGGGGTAGGTTCGGGTGCGATGGTGAGCTTCTTCTTAGTCTTTGATGACCGACGTGGTTGGGGTTGAGGGCGTGGGTAGGTGTGGGAGGGCTCGCTGGAGATGAAGAAGGTTTAGAGGAGAGGCGGGGGTGATAGGCCGACGGAGGTTGCGGCTCAGGCGGGATAGGGAGGCAAGGCGAGCGGGTCTACCGGTGCGATGATGAAGAAGGGGGAACTAAAGTGGTGCTGGCGGTATTATTCACGCCGCGACGCGAGGGGTCGGGGGCTCGATCCATGTCAATTCCCGTTGATGCGTGAGGAGCTTTGGCAATATTCACGCGAGCAGCTCGAGCTCATGGACTGCCGGACACATCCATGTTGACGTAGGCATGACCCCAGTACCATATGCTCGAATTAGGATAGAGTGAGTTCTTGAAAGTAGGGCAAATGTTGGGGGAATCCCAGATTAGACCACGAGAACAGTACAAGCGAGGGCAGGAGGGTAGGAAACAAGAACTTTAATTGTGCCAACCTCTCCTGTGTTTTCCGCGAGGATCACAAAATTAGATCATGGTGCCCAAGTTTTATATATACTCGTCCCGTTTTTTAAATAAGTGTACTTCCACCTTTTATCCTAACTTCTAAGTCCAATACTTGAACTTTGATCAACTTTATTAAAAAGAGTAGTAACATATATGACATCAAATCGTTATAATATAAACTACATGTCATGACGGAGCTAAATTTTCTAAAGCTGATTTATATTATTATAGAAGAGAAAAAATCAAAGGCTGAGCTTCCGGTACTACCCCTTCGCGTGGACCATGGCTGGTAGGATGCTACGCTGCTTGATATTCCTTATATGGCTGGTGGGATGCTTCCTCGCTAATAATTctcaaagaaaaattaaaaatcaACAAAGCAAGTGATGGTTACCCAACAGAACTGATCAACAGCGACTCGTGCCTTAGAAAAAAAATAGCAACTCACGCCTGAGGCGCTCGGGGCTGAAGCCCGGGCACATGGATTCTTTGCATCGGAAGTCTGCTCCTCAACATCGACTTTTGCCTGAGACGAGCGAGGCTGAAGCCTGTGCACGTGCCCGGGCAACAGGGACGCTACGTCCGCCCGTGGTTATGATGGatcatgttgttgagtgttgcatgACAGGAGAATTTCCTTGTGCAGTATCCAGTGACCAGCTTGTAATCTTGGGCAGTCTAGTTCAGATGTTTAAGTTCACTCTCTGTACTTGAACTTTCTCTGAAATAACAATGgttcaatttttcaatggtgtagGTGCGGCTGCACGGTCCCCGTTGAGCGACTCGGAGAAGAAAGGCCCTGTGGTGATGGAGATCCCACTAGAAGATATCAGGAGGCCACTAATGCGAACTCGTGCCAATGATCCTGCCAAGGTGCAGGAGCTCATGGACAGCATCCGTGTCATCGGTCTCCAAATACCCGTGGGCACCTTTCCCTTTAAAATTCTTTTTACCACAAGTGTTATTTAGCTGTCTGACAAAATATAGGTGTTTTTAGCTGATGTCTCATGATATTGTAGGATAAATTCTATCAAATTAGATTTTTCTTATGTGGAATTGAGTAGTTATGAATAAAGTTGTAGCGCAACTAATGAGCGATAAATCCACATCTACTGACTCCAGTGATGTCCCCGTGGGCACCTTTCCCTTTGAAATTACTTTTACCACAAGTGTTGTTTAGCTGTCTGTCAAAATATAGgtgttttttttctcaaaaaaatataGGTGTTTTTAG contains the following coding sequences:
- the LOC124685124 gene encoding sulfiredoxin, chloroplastic/mitochondrial-like is translated as MAWRSSLDLGKIVPPAGFLLHGRAAVPRSPFLRERSVRGKLGLSFSVSSSNGAAARSPLSDSEKKGPVVMEIPLEDIRRPLMRTRANDPAKVQELMDSIRVIGLQIPIDVLEVDGVYYGFSGCHRYEAHQRLGLPTIRCKVRRGTKETLRHHMR